The Flavivirga eckloniae genomic interval ACAAAAGATGAATTAAATAGAGGTATAAAATGTTACTATTGGCAATTAATACTTATTTAAAAATATCTTAGTTTTTTAAAAACACTCGTAATAAAAACAACGTTTTATTTCATATATATTGACTTAAAATCAACTAAATAGCCCTTTAAAATCTTCAAAAAAATGCTATAAAACTTAACCCATTTTTTATGGTTCTTCATGGTCTAAGTCAAACGCTAATTAACGATGACGATAAAAATATCGTAACACACTTCAATCGTATTATTTAAAACTAATTTCTAATCATCTAAAAAAATTAGAGGGTTTTACAAACTACAATCGTTACATACTTACAATCCATTTTAATACCCCAATATCATGAAAAAAGATTTACTCTTAATTTCTCTCTCTCTCTTACTTAATAATAGCAAAACACAAATAGGTAAAAATATCGAAACGATTGGCGGTAAAACAAACCTACTACATACTTGTAATGTACAAGTTTTAAAAAAACAAAAACTTAGTTATCAACAAATTAGAAATTAATTAAGATGACTAAATTTTTAATAGACACGTTTAAAATAACACTAAGAGAAGCTCAAATAATTTCATCCTCATTCGATAAAAAAGAATATCGCAAAGGCGAGGTATTTATAAAGAACCTAAGCATTTGCAATAAAATTGGATTTGTTAAAAAAGGCGCTTTAAAAAGCATCTCTATTGGGGATAAAAAAGAGCTTATCGATGATTTCATTTTTGAAAATCAATTCGTATCAAACTGTTATAGTCACTTAACAAAAAAAGCTTCGAACAAATACATTGTTTGTATTGAAAACTGTACTATATATGTGATCAAATGGAAAAAGTTTGAGGAATTATCTAATAAACACCAGTTTATTGATCAAATAAGAAGAAAAGTTATTGAACGGCTATACATTTCCATGCAACAAAGATTTGATGATCTAAGACTTTTAAGCGCAGAAGAAAGATATTTAAAATTACTTTATTCAAATAAAAGAGTTGTTAATGAAATGCCACAATACGAAATCGCTTCCTATTTAAGTATAAGTGCCGAAACAGTTAGCAGAATTAGAAAAAACATTACTGTACGTTCTTGATCTAAGTCAATGAAAAACAAATTAGGTTTTCAGATTTTTGTATATAAAAACATACATTCAGTTTCTGTATCAAATCCTTGTATTATGCCTCCCAACACTATGAAACAAATTTTACACTTAATTTTTCTCATTCCTTTTTTTTGTTTAAGTCAAACACCCATCGGTACTGAAATTAGTAGCGCAGGACATAGTGTATCACTCTCTTCTAACGGTTCTATAGTCGCTATAGGTAATCCATTTAATAATACTAATGGTAATAATTCCGGTCATGTCCAGATTTATCAAAAAACGTCAACTGGATGGGTGAAGATGGGCAATGATATTGAAGGTATAGCAGCTGAAAATCGATTAGGTTACAGTGTTTCCATTTCCAAAGATAACTCCACAGTAGCTATTGGAGCACCAAACAAAAATAAAGATGCTACGAGTTTAGGTTATGTAAGTATTTATAAAAATGAGTCCGGCACTTGGACAAAGATGGGTAATAATATTGATGGAACTCTTTTAAATAGTGAATTTGGCGCTAGTGTATCGCTTTCATATGATGGTTCTATTGTTGCCATCGGAGAGCCTTCTGGTAAAAACAACAATGGTCATAAAACAGGACAAGTACAAGTTTATAATTATAATACAACATCAAAAAACTGGGAGCTGTTAGGCAATGGTATCTATGGTGAAGAATATGTTGATAACTTAGGTCACAGCATATCACTCTCTTCTAATGGGAACGTAATAGCTATTGGTGCTCCTTATAATAATGGCAGTCTTTCAGATCCCAAACTTAGTATTGGGAGCGTAAAAGTTTATGAATATAACTTATCATCAAAAGATTGGATACAAATTGGTTTAGATATTGACGGTGTAGCAAACTCTGATTATTTAGGTGCTAGCGTATCACTTTCCAAAGATGGTGATATTGTTGCTATTGGGGCAACTTCTATAGGTTCGAAGGGTTATGTGAAAGTTTTTGAAAATATTTCGGGCACATGGACGCTGATAGGAAATGTTATTGATGGAGAAGCTTCCAGTGAAGAAGCCGGTACAAGTGTATCGCTTTCTGCCAATGGTGATATTGTTGCTATTGGTGCCCCAAGTAATAATGAGAACGGAAATGATTCTGGCCAGGTAAGAATTTATAAAAACATTTCTGGGAACTGGCAAAAAATAGGTGATGGCATCGAAGGCAAAACACCTAATAGTGTATTAGGTTTAAGTGTATCACTTTCCGATGATGGTTCTTTTATTGCTATTGGAGCATTAGGTCATGTAGATATTTATGACTTAAGTCCCGTACTATCATCAGATAGCTTCGCTCTGTCCCAATTTAGTATGTTTCCCAATCCTTCAACCTACCAAACAACCATTAAATTAAACAAAGGATTAACCTTAAAAAAAGTTGCAATCTATAATAATCTGGGTCAGTTTATAGAATCTACCCAAAAAGATGTTATAAATACATCCCAACTGTCCTCTGGACTTTACTATGTAAAAATCACAACAAATAAAGGCGAAGCCACTAAAAAATTAATAATAGAATAAATTACAACAATATAAAGCCCTTTTTGCCCTCAAAATCTCAAACTATCATGAAAAAAACCTACTTTCTTATAGCCTTTTTAGTTTTAAGTTCTGTTAAACTTATAGCACAGGTTACCGATGTTATTGATGGATTAAATGGCCCTGCTGGAATTTTACTTAATGGAAATGACCTATATATTGCAGAAGGGCTCGGTATTTCTAAAATAAATACTACTGATACATCGCCATCGAAAACAAATGTTACCACACGTCTGGTTGCTCCTTTTGAAATGGTGCTCCATGGGAATGAAATGTATTTTACTCAAGGAAGAAAAATCTCTAAAATAAATATTACCGCGACAACACCAATTGTAGCCACAGATGTTGTTACTGGATTAAATTATCCGTCTAGTTTGGTTCTTAACGGGAATGATCTATATATAGCTGAAAGAGATAAAATTTCCCAAATAGATATTACCGCAACAACACCTATAGTTACAGAGGTTATAACCAGTTTAAGCAATCCTAGTAGTATGATAATTATTGGAGACGACTTGTATGTTGCAGAAGGAGGAAACAGGATTTTTAAAACAAACCTTAACTCTCCAACACCAATGGTTACAGATGTTATAATAGGATTGAATATGCCCTCCGCGATGATACTAGATGGAAATAATCTGTATGTTGCCGAAAGTGGCGATGGCATAATTTCTAAGATAAATATTACTGAAACAAATCCAACGGCTATAGAAATAGTAAACGGGCTTGATCGTCCGTTAGGGTTAGCTATTAATGGAAATGACCTTTATATTTCAGATAACGGCACAAGGAAAATTTATAAATTCGATTTAAACACGTTATCAACAGGCAAACTTATTGATTTACCGAATTTAAAATTGTCTCCAAATCCCGCTTCGGATTTTATTCAAATTTCAGGATTAAACAGAGCAGAAAACTATACCATATATAATTGCTTGGGTGATAAAGTAAATACAGGAGTTATCTCTGCCAAACAAAAAACAGATATTAAAAACCTTTCCAGCGGAATGTATTTTATACAGTTTAAAAATAGAAATACTATAAAGTTTCTCAAAGAATAGAGAATACGACATAAAACAAAATTACATTTCGGAAAAGGTTTCTATTTATACAGAAACCTTTTCTTTTTTTATAGCTTAACATTAAAAAAATACCATTAAAAATATTAAATGTAACTTTGCACAAAACTTAATGCAAAATCTTCACCAATTAATTAAGTTTAAAACTATTAACTCCTATATACCTTATAGGAAACGATTATGAATTAAATTATAAATGACAAGAAAGAAAAAAAGGAAATCGAAGAAAGGAATTTCCAACTTAACAAATACCATTCTAAGTATTTTAAAAAAAGATAGAAACCAATCATTCAACTATAAACAAATTGCTGCGAAACTAGGTGTTAATGATGCCAGTAGCAGAAATCAAATTATAAAAACCTTAGCCAAACTTGCTGCCAAACAAGAGATTATACAAGTAGATAGAGGCAAGTTTAAAGCAGTAGTTAATACAGAATACCATACTGGTATTTTAGATTTATCGGCCAAAGGATCTGGCTACATTATTTGTGAAGACTTTGATGATGATGTTTTTATAGCATCCAATAATATAAATAGAGCATTGGATGGCGACGAAGTAGAATTCTATGTTTATAAACGTAGAAAAAGAGGAAAATTAGAAGGAGAGATAACCAACATTATAAAACGCGACAAAAGTGAGTATGTTGGTGTTATTCAAATACATAGCAACTACGCATTTGTAATTGCAGATAGCTCAAAAATGTATAAGGATATTTTTATTCCTATTAACAAAGCCTTTAAAGCAGAAGACGGAGATAAAGTATTAGTAAAACTTGAAGATTGGCCAGAAAATGCCGATTCGCCATACGGAAAAGTAATCCAAGTTCTTGGTAAACCCGGAGATCATAATACCGAAATCCATTCTATTCTTGCAGAATACGGGTTACCACACGAATTTCCACACGAAGTAGAAGCATTTGCCAATAAATTAGACACCTCTATTACTCCGGAAGAAATTGCTAAACGTAGAGACATGCGTAAAGATTTAACCTTTACGATCGATCCTAAAGATGCCAAAGATTTTGATGATGCTTTATCTTTTGAAGTTCTGGATAACGGATTATACGAAATAGGAATTCATATTGCAGACGTATCTCATTATTTACAGGAAGGCACTGTTTTAGACGATGAAGCTTACGAGCGTGCCACATCCATTTATTTAGTAGACAGAGTTGTGCCTATGCTTCCCGAAGTGCTATCAAATAAAGCCTGTTCATTACGTCCGCATGAAGAAAAGTACACCTTTTCTGCTGTGTTTCAAATAAATGATAAATGCGAAATTAAAAACGAATGGTTTGGCCGTACCGTAACCTATAGTGATGCACGATATGCTTACGAAGAAGCCCAGGCTATTATAGAAAATAATATAGGGCTTGTCATTCCTGCGAAGGCAGGAATCCACAACATTAACGAAATTAATAATACCATACCAAAAGAAGTATCACTTACAGGTAAAGAATATCAAACACCTAAAGAAATAGCGCAAGCCATTTTAAAAATGGATGAACTGGCTAAAATTATGCGTAAAAAGCGTATGAGGTCTGGCGCCATTTCCTTCGACAAAGTAGAAGTAAAATTCAACTTAGATGAAAAGAATAATCCAGTTGGTGTATTCTTTAAAACGAGCAAAGATGCCAATAAACTTATTGAGGAATTTATGCTTTTGGCAAATCGAAAAGTATCCGAATTTATTGGTAAAAAAGATCCTAAAAAAACTTTTGTATATCGAGTACACGACGAACCAGACGATAGCAAATTAGCAGGATTACAAGGTGTTGTTTCTAAATTTGGTTACAAACTTAATTTTAAAGACAGAAAAACCACATCGGCGTCTCTAAACAATCTACTTAAAGAAGTAAACGGTAAAAAAGAGCAAAACCTCGTAGATACACTAGCCATTAGAAGTATGAGTAAAGCCGAATATACCACAAATAACATTGGACATTATGGTTTGGCGTTCGATTATTACAGTCATTTTACATCGCCCATTCGTCGTTATCCAGATGTTATGGCACACCGTTTATTACAACACTATTTAGATGGTGGTAAATCTGTAAACGAAGAAGTTTACGAAGATAAGTGCAGCCATTCAAGTGCCATGGAGAATCTTGCAGCCAAAGCAGAACGGGATTCCATAAAATACATGCAAATTAAATTTATGCAAGACCATAAAGACGAAACGTTTTTAGGTGTTATTTCTGGAGTAACCGATTGGGGTATTTATGTTGAAATTATTTCCAACAAATGTGAAGGCATGGTAAGCGTACGTGATATGACAGACGATCACTATGCGTTCGACCAAGATCTATACGCTATGGTTGGAAGAAATACTAAAATGATGTATCAACTTGGTGACGAAGTTATCGTAAAAGTTAAAAACGCAGATTTAGTTAAAAAACATCTGGATTTCAACCTAATAGGGAAAAACGAAACAGAATAGCCTTGTAACAATTGTTATAGCCATGCAACTAACAATAAAAATAAAGTCATGATTTTAACAACAACACATTCAATAGAAGGGCACACCATACAAGACTACTTGGGCATCGTTACAGGTGTTAATACAAGCATGCCCAAAACCACTTTTTCTTTTAACATGACTAAATATTACCGGTCGTACGAGAAAAAAGTCAACGAAACAAAAGAAGAAGCCTTTCAAAAGCTTAAGGAAAATGCTATTAATTTAAAAGCAAATGCTATTGTTGGGATTATAGTAGATATAGAAACAAATCCAACTACAGGTTTAATCATAGTATCCATTACAGGAACAGCTGTAAAAATTATTTAATTTAAAAAAAGGAATAATTATTGATAACTTTACGTTTAAATCAAAAAACATAAAATTATTACACATGAAACGCTTAATAATCATATTAACAATATTAGTTTCTACAATAGCCGTAGCACAAAAGCCGATAAAAAAATCTATTGGGGAATTTACAACCTTAAAAGTATTCGATTTGATGAAAGTTGAACTCATTAAATCTGATGAAAATAGAATTGTTATCTCAGGAGAAAACAATAGAGATGTTCTTGTAAACAATAAAAATGGAACACTAAAAATTAAAATGAAGCTTGAAGAAGCTTTTGATGGCGATAAAACAAAAATACAATTATACTATACAAATGTAGACGTAATTGATGTTAACGAAGGAGCAAAAGTTCATTCAGACGATATCATTAAACAATTCGAAATAGATTTAAATGCTCAAGAAGGTGGCCGTATAAATGTAAAGCTGGATGTAAATTATGCCAATATCAGATCCGTTACAGGAGCTACCATTCACGCTTCAGGAATTGCCAAGCATCAAGATGTATCTATTTATACAGGTGGTATTTACCAGGGAGAAGATCTTAAAACAGAATATACAGACGTTTCTGTACGAATTGCAGGAGAAGCACACGTTCGTTCCCAAAAGTTAGTTAATGCTAAAATAAGAGCAGGGGGCGATGTGTATATTTATGGTAAACCAGAACGTATAGATGAAAGTAGAGTATTCGGAGGCAGAATAAAACGTATGGACTAGACATATTTATTTTTTTAACAAAAGCCCGCTCTTGAAGCGGGCTTTTTTGTTAATTCACATTTCATCTTACCCATACAATATCTCCTACAACTCTAATTTTTACTATCTTAGTAATACAACAACTAAGATTAATTGAAACGATATAGCTTTCTGTTTTTTAATACATTCTTTTGCGTATATAGCCTTTTATATGCTCAAGAACACCCTCCTATTGAAGTTTTTTCGCCAAAAGATTACGGTGCCGAAATTCAAAATTGGTCCATTTCCCAGTCCAAAGAAAATTATATCTATGTAGCTAATAATAAAGGGTTGCTTGAATTTAATGGCGCCAATTGGCAATTATACCTATCACCTAACGAAACGATTATACGATCTGTAAACGTTATAGACAATTTAATATACACCGGTGCCAATAGAGAGTTCGGATATTGGCAAAGAAACGAATTCGGGTTACTATATTATACCTCACTTTCTAAAAAACTAAACGTAGATTTTTTAGAAGACGAAGAATTCTGGAACATTATAAGTATAGATGAATACATACTATTTCAGTCCCTAAAGCGAATATATATTTACAACAAAACAAGTGGCTCCTATAGCATCATTGACTCAGAAACCATTATCTACAAAATGTTTAAAGTTAATGGAACAATCTATTATCAAAAAACAAAAGATGGTATTTACAAGATTGAAAAAGGCGAATCAAAACTAGTTTCTAACAACCCTATTCTTAAAGAAAACAGGCTAGTTAACATTTTTAATAAAAATGACAATCTATTAATAGAAACAGAAAATAATGGATTTTATATTTTTAATAACGGAAACCTATCTAAATGGAATATCCCTGCCAACCAGAAATTATCGGAAGTAAGTGTATTTCGTAGTATTCAATTAAAAGACAATAGCTTTATATTAGGAACTCGATCTAACGGTATTTTGCATTTAACTGCAAATGGTACTATCGATTATAATATAGATACCAACCATGGATTAAGTAACAATACCGTTCATTCTGTTTTCGAAGATGCCGAAAATAACATCTGGCTAGCTTTAGAAAATGGGATTAATTGCGTAAATATTAAATCGCCATTTAGTATTTATACCGATGAAGAAGGAAAAATAGGAACAGTATACACCTCTGCGGTTTTTAATAACAATTTATATTTAGGTACAAATCAAGGACTCTTTTATAAGCCCTTGGGAAAAAATGACGACTTTAAACTTATTGAAACTATCCAGGAAGCCGTTTGGTCTCTAACCATAATAGATAATACATTGTTTTGTGGTCATGATACAGGAACATCCATTATAAATAACGATACAGGAGAAAAAATTAAAGGCATACAACACGGTACCTGGAATATAAAACCAATACACGGTAAAACAGACTTACTAATACAAGGCAATTACGATGGACTCTACATGCTTCAAAAAGTTAATAACAGTTGGGTATTTAGAAACAAAATAGAAGGGTTTGACCTCTCAAGTAAATTCTTTGAAATCTATAACGATCACATTTTTGTTAGTCACGAATACAAAGGTGTTTTTAAAATTAATGTAGACCAAAATTTTACAAAAGTATTAGAAATCAAGAAGGATCCAGACCTTGGTAAAGAACCAAACTCTAGCATTATTAAGTATAATAACAATTTATTGTATACACATAAAGAGGGCGTGTTAAAGTACAATACCAAAGCCAATAAGTTTTTAAAAGACACTGTTTTAAGTACCCTGTTTACAAAACAAGATTATACCTCTGGAAGACTAGAATTTAATAAAATACCCAATACCCTATGGTGCTTTTCTAAAACAAACTTAAGCTATATAACTCCGGGAAAATTAAGTAATACCCCAAAGGTCAATAAAATCCCTTTTTCCAAGGTATTGCCTCGAGGGTTAACAGGTTACGAAAACATCTCCTATCTCGATAATCAAAGGTATTTAATAGGAACCTCAACAGGGTTCGTTATTATAGATTTAGACAAAGTATCCCATAAATCTTACGATATTTCAATTAATACCATAACAAAACACAGTATAGTTACAAGCCCCGAAATTGTAAACAAAAATGGAAACAGAAGCTTTATAAACCAAGACAATAATCTGGAATTCTTGTTTAGTGTTCAAGAATATGACAAATATCTCGATACAGAATATCAGTACCAATTAGTAGGCATGTATCCAAATTGGAGCAATTGGTCTTTCAAATCTAATACACTATTTGAAAACCTACCTCATGGCGATTACATATTTAATGTTAGAGCCCGAATAGGCAATACCATGTCTAAAAATATAGCATCTTATAGCTTTAATATTGAAAGACCCTGGTACCTTTCAAATGCCATGATAGTTACATATGTGGTTTTAGTTTTATTGTTTTCATTAATAATGCACAATATTTATAAACGCTACTACAGAAAACAAAGAGAAGCATTATTACAAAAAACCACACGCGAACTGGAGCTAAAAGAGTTGGAAAACAAACAGCAGTTTATGCGTTTTAATAACGAAAAATTAAGACAGGATATAGATAACAAAAATCGTGAGCTAGGTATTTCAACCATGAGCTTAATTAAAAAGAACGAGTTTTTAAATAGTATAAAAAAGGAATTAAAAAATATTGATGACATTAATAAGATAAAACATGTTATTAAAATAATTGACAGGAATATAAATAATACAGACGACTGGCATGTTTTTGAAGAAGCCTTTAATAATGCCGATAAAGACTTTCTTAAAAAGATAAAACAAGAACACCCTGCGCTTACTTCAAACGATTTAAGATTATGTGCTTATTTAAGGCTCAATCTATCGTCAAAAGAAATTGCCCCATTACTTAACATTTCATCCAGAAGCGTAGAAGTAAAACGTTACAGATTGCGAAAAAAGATGAATTTACCGCACGAATCAAGCTTAACGGACTATATTTTGGAAATATAAACACACAACATTTGTTTTTTTTACCTATACAACACCACAACATTTGCGTTTTTTCTTACTTTTTAAAACTTATGTGATTGTAAGAAGACCCCTAACAAAAGCTTAAAAACATTGAGGTTTTAGTAATAAAACTCGATTTTTTTATAATGTATGCTTTTTGTTGAGGTCTTTTTTATGGATTTCGTAATTAATACAGGTAATTTTACTTCAAACCATAAAGTCCCTTTTCTGGTATTTATAAAATTCCTAATCAATTTATAATACAACTCATTGAAAGCAGGAACAATACAATAAAGTATTTCTGAATATAAAATAGACTAACTAAATAATTAAACAAAACTATGAAAAACGTTCTTTTAAGATTAGTACTTTTCTTATTTGCAATAACTACACTTGCGCAGTCTCAAAAGGTGTCCGTTGTAAGTAATGAGGAGGGCATGAAATTAGTTGTGAATGGAAAAGATTTCATGATTAATGGTATGAATTGGGATTATTTCCCAATAGGTACCAATTACAATTACAGTCTATGGAAACAATCCGATGATGTTATTAAAGCAGCATTAGACGCCGAAATGGGACTGCTAAAAAACATGGGCGTAAATGTTATTAGGCAGTATACAGGCGTACAACCTAAATGGATTCAATACATCTACGAAAACTATGGAATCTATACCATGCTCAACCATTCCTTTGGTAGATATGGGTTAACAATAAACGGAGCCTGGGTAGCAGTAACAGATTACAGAGACCCAGCAACACAGAAACTATTAATATCTGAAGTCTCTCAGATGGCAGAAACCTACAGAAACACACCGGGAATGTTACTGTTCCTCTTAGGAAACGAAAACAACTATGGTTTGTTCTGGGCAGGAGCCGAAACCGAAGATTTTCCAGATGAAGAAGATAAGAAGCGGGAAGTCGGCGAAAAGCGGGGAAGACCCATGTATAAGCTAATGAATGATGCCGTGCTTAAAATGAAGTCCATTGATGCATCGCATCCAGTGGCCATTTGTAACGGAGATTTATTGTTTGCAGATATTATAGCAGAAGAATGTAAAGACGTAGATATTTATGGCGTAAACATGTATCGAGGTAAATCTTTTGGAGACGCTTTCGAACGCGTTAAAAAAGAATTGAACAAACCCATCATGTTTACCGAATTCGGATGCGATGCATTTAATGCCAAAACCAATCAAGAGGACCAAAAGATGCAAGCATTTTTTATGGTAGAAAACTGGAAAGAGATCTACCAAAATGCTGCTGGGTTAGGAAAATCAGGAAATTCGATAGGAGGTTTTACCTTTCAGTTTAGCGACGGATGGTGGAAATTTGGTCAAACTAAAAACCTTGATATTCACGATACTAACGCATCCTGGTCAAACGGAGGCTACTACTTAGATTTAGATCCAGGAGAAAACAATATGAACGAAGAGTGGTTTGGTATTTGTGCCAAAGGACCAACAAACGAAAGAGGACTTTACAGTTTATACCCAAGAGCAGCATACTACGCCTTAAAAGAAGCACATAGCCTAGATCCTTATGCCAAAGATGTAACCTCAGATTTTGTTGATAATTATTTCAACAATATAGAGCTAATGGACGCTGTACTTAGGGCAAGAGGCGATAAAGCCGCACTTGGAGCAACTAGCGCTGGTAAAGTAAGATTAAGCAATTTACGCGCTGAGTTTACCACATTTAGTACAGGAGGTACTTTATTAACAACCCCAGAGACTGCAAATCCAGATGAAGCAGCATTTCCTAATCAGCTTGGTTTTGACCACATGCAATCTTATTATGTTGGTGTTGAAGGGAATCCAACCTCAAACATGCGTGCAGAAGTTAATTTCAATATTCTTGGTAATGTAGCACAAAACCCTATTAATGAGATATTTTACGAGAACGTAGGTAGACCAGTTAAAGTTATCAATACAAACGGCGAAGAAGTTATTATTACAGATAACAATAGAGTGAGGGTGTACAATGCTGAGTTTGAATGGAACTCTAAAGTGGCAGATGTAAGAGGGTTTTACAGAACCGGCCACTACCACTGGGGGTATGAAGGCGATTTCTTTGGCTTATACCCAGAAGCTAATTACGGCCCTAACCTAGACATATACAACGGAGAAATTCTAGGTGTAGAAGTAGATGGTAAAAAAGCCTTAAAAGGACTAAAAGCAGCTTTTGGACCACAATTATGGTGGGGAGCAAATCCAACGATATTATTAAAATACAGAACTCATTTTAAGCATTGGGATATTACTGGTATTTATCATAGAGATTTAGATACGAGCCTAGAATTTGACGATAATGGACTACGATTTTTAAATGCTAATCAGGTACAAAGTGGTGTTATTCCACCTTGGCCCACAGAACGTGCGACCATAGTTTTAGAAAGAGACTTTGGAGCCTTTGGTATTTCATTAGGAGGTATCTGGGGAGGAAGTCCTCTTAACGGTAGTACATTTCAAGATGTAACAGGTGAATCTGGAAACTATGTAGTATATCAAGATAAAATCAACTCAGATGATAACTGGGGCGGGAAAGCCAAAATAACCTATGAAAAAGGACGATTTAATTTCTATGCACAAGCGGCATATATGGGATTGGTTGCCAATGGAGGCGCAGATGCTACAAGAACATTTACAGGTTGGAAACTTAAAGATTCTGGAAGTGGCAATCAAACCAACATACTTTCTGGTTTCACATACAGCATTGGAGATTGGCAAATAGCACCAAATTTCCTTTGGCAAAAACCTTTAGTAGATCCTATGCCTAATGATGTAACCGCACCAGGAAGATTAAGAAACTTTATTGATGATCCATTCGCTGTAAGAGGTAACAGAGAAACCACAGCAGGAGAATTACTCTTAACCTTCGATCCAACACCTGGATCCTGGTTTTATGAGTGGGACAATGATCGGGCGGAAGATGCAAAATTGGCTTTTAACTTAGGTTTTGTATTTAGACATCAGCCAACATCACAAGATGCGCATATTGGGTTTTTAGCAAATCGTACCTTTTTTGCTTTTCCGCAGGCTGCGCCAGCACAAGACCTCTGGGAATTAAGTTCTCGTGTTGTTTCTAAAGTAAGTCCAGACTTAGGGATCATTGGAAATCTTTATGGAGGCAACGCTCAGGCAAATGGTGATAGTGACAGAACTATAGAACGCTTTGGTGGTAACATCAAAATGATATACAAAAAGTGGAAAATAGAATACGGTTTCAAAGTTAACGATTGGGGGCCTTTTGATTACCATCGTGATTTCAACTTGACTTTCCCTGTACAAAACATGATCGATATTTCTACGTCCATAGGTAAGCCTGATTGGTTTATTCTTCCAGATACTAAAATAGGTGTCCGTGGTACTTGGCGTTCCTTAAATGAAAACTCACCTAGATATTCACCTATTGCTGTTCCTCCAAACACGTTTCCAGCTATACCGCCAATTAGCCCTGTTGGATTTGATGATGGAAATGAGTGGGAAATCAGAACATATATACACATCAATATTGGTAAATAAAATAAAACTAAGATGAAAAATATAAAATTTACATATACAAAAATGATCTGCCTTTTAGGATTCATTTTTACAATTTTAGTAAGCTGCGAAAGAGAATTGTCTGATGAAGCCGTATTTGCAACATTCCCAAACACAGCAGAAGTTTTTACGGACGCCCCTGTTGGTTTAGGTACTAATTTTTATTTTCCTTATATCGGATCAAAAGCCACAGCCTGGTCAGTA includes:
- a CDS encoding Crp/Fnr family transcriptional regulator, which translates into the protein MTKFLIDTFKITLREAQIISSSFDKKEYRKGEVFIKNLSICNKIGFVKKGALKSISIGDKKELIDDFIFENQFVSNCYSHLTKKASNKYIVCIENCTIYVIKWKKFEELSNKHQFIDQIRRKVIERLYISMQQRFDDLRLLSAEERYLKLLYSNKRVVNEMPQYEIASYLSISAETVSRIRKNITVRS
- a CDS encoding T9SS type A sorting domain-containing protein, giving the protein MKQILHLIFLIPFFCLSQTPIGTEISSAGHSVSLSSNGSIVAIGNPFNNTNGNNSGHVQIYQKTSTGWVKMGNDIEGIAAENRLGYSVSISKDNSTVAIGAPNKNKDATSLGYVSIYKNESGTWTKMGNNIDGTLLNSEFGASVSLSYDGSIVAIGEPSGKNNNGHKTGQVQVYNYNTTSKNWELLGNGIYGEEYVDNLGHSISLSSNGNVIAIGAPYNNGSLSDPKLSIGSVKVYEYNLSSKDWIQIGLDIDGVANSDYLGASVSLSKDGDIVAIGATSIGSKGYVKVFENISGTWTLIGNVIDGEASSEEAGTSVSLSANGDIVAIGAPSNNENGNDSGQVRIYKNISGNWQKIGDGIEGKTPNSVLGLSVSLSDDGSFIAIGALGHVDIYDLSPVLSSDSFALSQFSMFPNPSTYQTTIKLNKGLTLKKVAIYNNLGQFIESTQKDVINTSQLSSGLYYVKITTNKGEATKKLIIE
- a CDS encoding T9SS type A sorting domain-containing protein — its product is MKKTYFLIAFLVLSSVKLIAQVTDVIDGLNGPAGILLNGNDLYIAEGLGISKINTTDTSPSKTNVTTRLVAPFEMVLHGNEMYFTQGRKISKINITATTPIVATDVVTGLNYPSSLVLNGNDLYIAERDKISQIDITATTPIVTEVITSLSNPSSMIIIGDDLYVAEGGNRIFKTNLNSPTPMVTDVIIGLNMPSAMILDGNNLYVAESGDGIISKINITETNPTAIEIVNGLDRPLGLAINGNDLYISDNGTRKIYKFDLNTLSTGKLIDLPNLKLSPNPASDFIQISGLNRAENYTIYNCLGDKVNTGVISAKQKTDIKNLSSGMYFIQFKNRNTIKFLKE
- a CDS encoding ribonuclease R family protein; translation: MTRKKKRKSKKGISNLTNTILSILKKDRNQSFNYKQIAAKLGVNDASSRNQIIKTLAKLAAKQEIIQVDRGKFKAVVNTEYHTGILDLSAKGSGYIICEDFDDDVFIASNNINRALDGDEVEFYVYKRRKRGKLEGEITNIIKRDKSEYVGVIQIHSNYAFVIADSSKMYKDIFIPINKAFKAEDGDKVLVKLEDWPENADSPYGKVIQVLGKPGDHNTEIHSILAEYGLPHEFPHEVEAFANKLDTSITPEEIAKRRDMRKDLTFTIDPKDAKDFDDALSFEVLDNGLYEIGIHIADVSHYLQEGTVLDDEAYERATSIYLVDRVVPMLPEVLSNKACSLRPHEEKYTFSAVFQINDKCEIKNEWFGRTVTYSDARYAYEEAQAIIENNIGLVIPAKAGIHNINEINNTIPKEVSLTGKEYQTPKEIAQAILKMDELAKIMRKKRMRSGAISFDKVEVKFNLDEKNNPVGVFFKTSKDANKLIEEFMLLANRKVSEFIGKKDPKKTFVYRVHDEPDDSKLAGLQGVVSKFGYKLNFKDRKTTSASLNNLLKEVNGKKEQNLVDTLAIRSMSKAEYTTNNIGHYGLAFDYYSHFTSPIRRYPDVMAHRLLQHYLDGGKSVNEEVYEDKCSHSSAMENLAAKAERDSIKYMQIKFMQDHKDETFLGVISGVTDWGIYVEIISNKCEGMVSVRDMTDDHYAFDQDLYAMVGRNTKMMYQLGDEVIVKVKNADLVKKHLDFNLIGKNETE
- a CDS encoding heavy metal-binding domain-containing protein, with protein sequence MILTTTHSIEGHTIQDYLGIVTGVNTSMPKTTFSFNMTKYYRSYEKKVNETKEEAFQKLKENAINLKANAIVGIIVDIETNPTTGLIIVSITGTAVKII